A genomic segment from Tessaracoccus defluvii encodes:
- a CDS encoding HNH endonuclease signature motif containing protein: MSSSAVDTLGRRLAAVREALAALPATLSSTERRELLIQLGEVTDALTGSRLSLLHDEDRLADPPGAAVDWLHHTNTVSRRAARAMVRLAADLADRYPLIGEALRAGAVSEAQTRAIVSGLAKSGVEFTVAELATAQRELIRYAAEFDPDELHLLAVRYGEVLAPDRADEIEASRLAREAKLARAGRSFVLVPDHHGSMRIRGQLPIADGELLLAQLDALTPSANAYLEERERPGMAARRADALVRLTGIVAATGSLPARGGDRPQVIVTLSLETLLSGLGRAGALASGESLAAGDARRLACDAHIIPVTLDGGSRPLDVGASRRLFSASVRTALALRDQGCAFPGCTAPPAACDAHHIVPWWAGGASVLGNAVLLCPYHHRVVEPDLARAPGFQWQVHLDPVDGMPWFTPPRQIDPRRRPRRHHRHRLRGPVPIPAEETLPRGDPPVWDDLPFSSEWTVGTTV; the protein is encoded by the coding sequence ATGAGCAGTTCAGCGGTAGACACCCTCGGACGCCGCCTCGCGGCGGTCCGCGAGGCGTTGGCCGCGCTCCCCGCGACGCTGTCGTCGACCGAGCGGCGGGAGCTGCTCATCCAGCTCGGCGAGGTGACTGACGCCCTCACGGGAAGTCGACTGAGCCTCCTGCACGACGAGGACCGCCTGGCTGATCCGCCCGGGGCGGCCGTGGATTGGCTTCACCACACCAACACCGTCTCCAGACGGGCGGCGCGGGCGATGGTGCGTCTGGCCGCGGACCTTGCGGACCGCTACCCGCTGATCGGTGAGGCCTTGCGCGCCGGTGCCGTCTCCGAGGCGCAGACCCGCGCCATCGTCTCCGGGCTGGCGAAATCGGGGGTCGAATTCACGGTGGCGGAGCTGGCGACGGCGCAGCGGGAACTGATCCGCTACGCGGCCGAGTTCGATCCCGACGAACTGCACCTCCTGGCCGTCCGCTACGGCGAGGTGCTTGCCCCGGACCGGGCCGATGAGATCGAGGCATCCAGGCTGGCCCGCGAGGCGAAGCTGGCCCGCGCGGGGCGCTCGTTCGTCCTGGTGCCCGACCACCACGGCTCGATGCGGATCCGAGGCCAGCTACCGATTGCGGATGGCGAACTCCTCCTCGCTCAGCTCGACGCGCTGACGCCGTCGGCCAACGCCTACCTCGAGGAGAGGGAGAGGCCGGGTATGGCGGCCCGCCGGGCTGACGCGCTCGTCCGTCTGACGGGGATCGTCGCAGCCACCGGCTCGCTGCCTGCCAGGGGAGGCGACCGTCCGCAGGTGATCGTCACGTTGAGCCTCGAGACGCTCCTGAGTGGGCTGGGACGAGCCGGCGCGCTGGCCTCGGGGGAGTCCCTCGCAGCCGGCGACGCCAGGAGGCTGGCCTGCGACGCACACATCATCCCTGTGACCCTCGACGGTGGCTCGCGCCCGCTCGACGTCGGCGCCAGCCGTCGCCTGTTCTCCGCGTCGGTCCGCACGGCCTTGGCCCTGCGTGACCAGGGCTGCGCCTTTCCGGGATGCACGGCGCCCCCGGCCGCCTGCGATGCCCACCACATCGTCCCCTGGTGGGCCGGGGGCGCCTCCGTCCTCGGCAACGCCGTACTCCTGTGCCCCTACCATCACCGGGTTGTCGAGCCGGATCTGGCTCGAGCACCGGGATTCCAATGGCAGGTCCACCTCGATCCGGTGGACGGGATGCCGTGGTTCACACCTCCCCGTCAGATAGACCCGAGGCGACGTCCGCGACGGCACCACCGCCACCGGCTCCGCGGACCCGTTCCGATCCCCGCAGAGGAAACTCTTCCTCGCGGCGATCCGCCCGTCTGGGACGACCTGCCCTTCAGCTCGGAGTGGACCGTCGGCACAACAGTGTGA